The Ahaetulla prasina isolate Xishuangbanna chromosome 7, ASM2864084v1, whole genome shotgun sequence genome segment ATTGAACAAAGTCCTTCTGTGCTATGTTGTTGTCAGGGTCTATGGCACTACACTAGACAATGGAAGCTGTCAAATGTAATGAAGTGTAGGTGAGGTAGATGTGAGAGGAAATTACAGATGTAGAAAAAGATCTTTATGCTACAACACTAATTTCAATGAAGCATGTAATGTACAGAAAAATGTCCAATATTCAAGGAATTATGAAGTAGagtacagtggtacctcagtactcatcCTTAATTGGTTCGGTGAGGTGCAATGAGTGCCAAAAATGATGTGTACCAAAaaaattttcccataaggaataatgtaatgaATCACAAAGCAGCTGACACTGATAAGTTCTAACTTGTGTGTTAAGtatcaaacaaatgatgagtactgggacaaaatttttaCATCAAAATGCTTTGAgtaacaaatttgatgagttttaaaGCAttaagtaccaaggtaccactgtatacaGACACTATAACAACATTTGTACATTCTTAACTTGGAATGTGTACCTGCGagcacattgaagaaagaaaggcACATGTTCCTAGCATGGAATGTGTACAAGAAGAGCTGGTGATTACAGAATACTATTCCGCTCCTGCCCCCAAGATATAATAAATGGAACCAGTGTATTAAGTTAGCACAGCTTGAGATATTATGCCACCAAGGGAATAAAACTGCAATCAGTGATGCCTTAATGCAATTCAGCAAAAACaggatatttataataatatagggCTCTAGAGGTTGTTATTGTGTAATTTTCATAGAAACAGAGATTATTATTAACCTTTTTTGTGCATATAGTTATGTTTACACCAGCTATAAAGAATTACACACCAGCTTTAAAGAAAATGTAGACAATGTGCAAACATTCTATATGATTACTAACCTACCGGTATATCATATACAATGTAGTTCTAGAAAACTGCACTGGAATTATGCAATCATGATCTGTAGTTCAGTAGCtcttatataaaatatacataggTAGACTGTGCACTTCTACATTTTATAGTGTTAAGATAAATTATACATATTGAAAAAATAGTGCTAGATGGGGCATTTGAGTTTTAAAAGTCTTGTCAACTTCAACAGACACAGCAGCAGAGAACTGGAAAAGTGCAGCATTTCAAAATTCTAGGAATAAGGAAGGGTGAAAGATCCCATTCTAAATAATGAACATAGATTATTTTTTCTCCATCCTTAATCTGCACAGAATATGTCCTTCAGCATATCTGGGCTCAGTGCTGGAAGTGAAAAAGTATATAATCAATTAGGATGGATTGTTTTTTTACTGTAcccaagtaattttaaaaaatggcataaTGTCAGAAGTGTTTTCAGAGCATCCAGAATCTATACTGGTTACCCTTGGAGTAAAACATAACCATCTAGTTCCTCTTTAAGTGTAACAATTTCCAGCAGTTTAACTTATTTACAGAGAATCCAAAAATTTCAAATGATGTTATAATGTACAGAGCTTAAttattaaaagttaaaaccagAAGCTCCAAGGTGACATTATTTAAAAGGTGTGTTTTAGATAAACTAGCAAAGAATACTTCATTAAAAAAGAACCACATTGCAAAGAATGAAGTTATAAACTGACCACATAATGAGTAACAAGAATCTGTCCTGAACAAACCAAAAGTTCTTAGGTCTTGAGGAGCAGAATACTAAACTTCAGGCACTCCAAATGCTAGATTGTCTCGTATCATCAATGTTTTCCGAAGGTCTCGCTCCATGAGTGGTCTTTGGGTTCTCCACTTGTGTGCTTCCTGAAGTCCTGGCTCAAAATAGTATATACAAGCTCCAAAGCCCACCAATATGAGAATTGAGATCATCAAATACATTGGCACAAACCAATCCAAGAAATGAGGCATAACCACTAGACAAAAGGGAAGTAAATATAAATAGCTGGTGTTTATGAATAGAAAAAAtacaatcttatttatttatctaaaacattgccatacgctaaataaataaataaatctaaaacatTTATGTAAGTACCTATCTTTCCGCCAACTCTGGGCAACTCCCAATCAAAGAGTAAAAgatatattaaataattttaaaaactataaaacacATCCAGTTAAAACatagaatattaaaaacaacaaaaacctgcCTCAATCTGAGCTAATGTGCCTTCATCCAATTTTCTCCCAATGCTTGAGGTGAAAGCCAGATCTGACGAACTTCAAGAAGCAAGATGTTTCACAGGGCATGGGCTATCATGAAAAAAGGTATGCTTCTAGCTCCCATTAGATGACAATATTTGGGGGAAGGAACAAGGAGTGTGCCCACCCTATCTGATCTAATAGGAAGGTAGATATCCTTAGGGAAAAGCAATCCCACAGATAGAATGGTCCAGTGCACATAGGGGTTTAAAAATGATGAGCTTGAATTGCACGTGGAAAAAATTGGAAGCCAATACAGCTTGCACAACAGAATGTTATGTGGGCAAACTATTACTGTGTGCAGTGCCACAATCTGGACTAGTTGAAGTTTCTGTATGTCTTCAAGTGCAGCCCCATGTAGATAGGAGGTGACCAAGGCATGAGTGAGTGTGACAAGGCCTGCCAGTCCAGAAAAGGGCACTTTTTTTGTCTTCTATGATGCAATGAAATTAAATTTAGCATAAAATAATCTTTTTCTATTAAACCCAAGCAACTTACCTTGAAAAGCTGACCTTTCCCCCCCTCTAAGATcttattttagaatttttttctattCCTAAGAAGAAAAATGATATATCAGAATAAATTATACAAATATGTATATTTGCCCCTTACAAATCGTCAATATTTCAAAATAGATTTACTGATTATTTAAAGCACttttttattcctcctttcaatcTTGTTACAATAtccaaaaaaaaacctcagctgTAACAGCAATGTTCCATAGCCTGCTGCTCCAGATATATTAAACTATAACTTGTTCTCTTCCTTGATCTGGTTTAATGTTGGAATCCACATGTATTATGGTATTGGGCATTGGGCACTTCAGTCTCAGTGCTTCCTACCTGGGATTGGCAAGGCCATGAATTTAAAAGTCTACATGCTGACAATGATCTTGTCCCAAGCAATTTTTGGCCCCAACCCTTGCAGGTAGTCATACATTAGATGCTTTGTTCATTTTGGAGCAGTTGTGTGATGGAGGGGAATATGGAGGGGATTACTTCTAACTCACTGCCTTGGCCAAAATCACTTCCTAGTCCAACTAAGATTTTCTGTCATTTCTCCACAGAATATGAAAATTTTGATTTATAAAACCCTATATGGCTTGGCACTTCTGTATCGTCAGGACCCCTTTCTAATAAGTGATGACCCTTTTGACGAAATCACCTCTGGAGAAGCTGCTTGTAAGCCCCCAATTCCATGAGGTGAGGAAGCTGAAGCCAGAAGGTGCTGCTTTTCAGTCATGACAAATTAGCTTAAAGCAAAGCTGACTGCTCCTGGAAGATAACGAAAGCCATATTTTATTGGAGAAACTTTTAATTTAGAGTGATTGCGCACCATCTGGAATTGAATTTTGTTCCTAGTTTATTTGGTATTAAATATCAACTGTGACTTTTGGCTATgtcaaaatatatattatatgattttatatattatatgactttttaattctgtttattttattttttaaactaaatgttttgaaataaaattattctaatttTGTCAGCAATTTTGAAATTTCCATTGTAATAGATCCTAATGCTCCAATTACAGACACATGATGATTCATTTTACTTAtgtgccaccttttttttttcagaaacgtGATACTTCTTCCACCAGCTTTTTCCCACCACAACTACCTTGAGAGAAAGGCTCTCAAGACTAAGAGATACTACTGGTCCCAAATCAGCTAATAATCTTTCCTTATTAAAGGTGACTTGGACCTTGACCTCTCAGTCCTAAACAATACTTAAACTCTAATATTCTGTTGACTGAAGCTCTCTATCCATTTTGTGCATTGTTATTTAATTTGTAAACCCAAAGGCAAAatctatgcatttttttttagaatcatAGAAATACAGAACTGATAGTGATCTTCAGAGTCATTGGATCCAAAGCTCTTAGTGCAACAATCTGTTAAAGCATATCCAATAGATATTCAGCCTCTGGCCAAGCACATTCAATGAACGGAAAAATACAACTTCAGAATAATTTTTGCTGTTAAACTGTTTGTACCATTAGGAAGGGTTTTTGTTATTAATGTTTTTCATGTTCAGCTGGAATCTGCCTTTCTTAAATCTTTTACTGGGTGTTCTGCATTCTGGAATGAGAACAGATTTTCTGTATGGCATCTTTTCAAATTTGCTTTTTCTCAAGGCTGAATGTTTCCAGTTCAGTTTAATTTCTCTTCACAATTTCTAGGCTCCTGAACATTCTCTTCTCTGAACCTGTTTCAATTTgtctgagatttttttaaagtgcctAGAATTAGGCACAAGACTCATGCCGTGgttaaatcaatattttaatcaatGTAAGTGGTTTGCGGAGAAAAATAATAGTTTGAGTCTTGggctaaaaaatacaataaaatgtatGTTTGATAACAGAGGAATATTATTCGCAATCCTACAAATCTGTAACTtcctagaaataagaaatatgttTTGTGTAAAGAGACTCCATCTTAATTATGTTATAAAGAAATGTAGAAATGTCCAGAttgaacaagaaaaaaatgaacttcatttaaaaaaaatggacctCATTTAAATCTCTGTATACTATTAAATATCTTGCTATATTAAAAATATCTTCAGGGAGACATATTTGATGAATTTTATCATGTGCTAAGTCCAGTCAAAGATAGTTTTCCAACCAAATGGTCCAGCTATGGTCAAGTACTCAACTATTCTGGGAAAATCCATACTTTTAGTCAATAGAACTGAATGTTCCAGAGCCCCAAAGTTCTGTTTCCCTGCCAGAAATAACAAATACAAACGGTGATGTGGCAATGACAAAGTATTTACTGTGACATTACAGTGCAAAATCTGGccttttgtattgtattgtgagaTTGGATGCAAATATTTATATAATGGCATTGGATGAAAATCATGCAGTCTGTGACTTGTGGTGATGCAAGTTTCATCGTTTATTCCTCCCTTACCCCATTCACAAAATCATCTGTTCCCCTTGTAGTGATGTCagggaaataaaatacagaagctATATTCCTACAAACCGCTGGTTTTGTGAAACTCTTGGTTGTGCCAGAGATATAATATAGATAAATTAGAAAGCAATTttcctcttttcccagatagaatCAAATCCTGTCTTAAAAGGCTTTCTTGTATAACCCAATAGGATAAAAATatggggaatttttaaagggctaTAATATAAAAATCGTTATAAAGAAGCACCAGAAAAAGGAACTTAATTCCAGACCTTTGCAGTGCTGTGAAAACTCATtctgatactttttaaaaattattttgtggcagtggtgaaatgtaaaaatttttgcgaccggttctgtgggcgtggcttggtgggcatggcttggcagtggatcatgtgactgggtaggcgtgaccaactttttaaaaaactttttaaccattttttactacctattcgccccaactggtagtaaaagaatccttttaaaaagtaaaaaaaaagaggttctgacgatcacagctgtgccgcatgatcatcggaacctttttttacttttttaaagcatttttttattaccggtagtaaaaaaatgctttaaaaaagtaaaaaaaaagaggttccgatggttgcacagcacagctgtgattgtcagaatctttttttttttaaagcatttaaaccAAACTGGAGCaaattggtagcatttcacccctgttttgtgGTCTAGATCCAGTTTACCTCTGCCCTTTCTTTAAACCAATCCTGTGGGACCTttatgaaaaaaatttttttaaccttttctttCAGAGAAGATTACTTTAAATTTTCATGCCAATGCCCTTGAATTATGTATCCTTTTGCTCTTTTTCTATCTTTGACTTTGCATTTCAATTTGCTTTGTATTTTGAACTGAATTACTCTTTCCCCACACTAAATTAATTACAATTTAGACTAATGTAAGTATTACCTAAAGAAATCACTTGTATACTTTAATTCTGTGTGTTTTATGTATGTCACTAAACACATTTAACTGAAAGAAATTGCTGCATGCATGACAATAGATTATCATTTGATAATAGATTATAATTAGAAGATCCTTCAGTGAATGGATCCTAAAGGAGGCAATCTATAGTTCAAATCAAGTTCTTGAACACACCTGGTAATACTAGAAAGCTAAGACTCAACTAACCTCATAGCAAAAATAATAGAACCAAAGAACCAACCCAAGGAAGTCATCCACATAACAAGCACATTTGACCCTAAATATTTTGAAATCATCCTTGAAATGGAACAATAACAAGAAGCTGCTTGCAACAGCTTCTAAGACCAAAACAGAATATTGTATTGTCCATTGTGTCTAATTACTGTCTAATGTGTTCTCTAATGACCTTAAAGATCTACATTTTGCAATATAAAAATCATACCCACTTCTAGGTTATTATTACTATCCCACCTCTATACAGTATTCACAAGTATTATTGAGTAAACAGTATTAATTCCCTAAAATATGTAGAT includes the following:
- the SMIM45 gene encoding small integral membrane protein 45, which produces MPHFLDWFVPMYLMISILILVGFGACIYYFEPGLQEAHKWRTQRPLMERDLRKTLMIRDNLAFGVPEV